A window of the Bos indicus x Bos taurus breed Angus x Brahman F1 hybrid chromosome X, Bos_hybrid_MaternalHap_v2.0, whole genome shotgun sequence genome harbors these coding sequences:
- the FOXR2 gene encoding forkhead box protein R2, which produces MDLKLKNPEFWYSFHGQIPGLLDWDMGNEFFLPCTTDQCPLAEQNLAKYRLQVMETPKVPQERGSSPGKDRPNSEPNLWMWVNPNIACSLGSQETPEPSKKKDLAHILLSPQLLAKDEVPNCSEATVMQSLPSSSSKQSPLQKQITSFSSDRELTEDETKEKDSNSSVALQSPNKGECFQSQNLWQGNSQERKSWPRPPLNYSHLIALALRNSPPCGLNVQEIYSFTQQHFPFFWTAPYGWKNTIRHNLCFLDSFEKAPVSLQDGASARPRPGLWRLTEEGHRRFQEETRALASARRESIQQCMSHPDVMTSLFDL; this is translated from the coding sequence ATGGACTTAAAACTAAAAAATCCTGAGTTCTGGTACAGTTTCCATGGCCAGATCCCAGGGCTGCTGGACTGGGACATGGGAAATGAGTTCTTCCTTCCTTGCACCACAGACCAGTGCCCCTTAGCTGAGCAGAAccttgccaaatacagacttcaAGTAATGGAGACTCCAAAAGTACCTCAAGAGAGGGGATCCAGTCCTGGAAAAGATCGTCCTAACTCTGAACCCAATCTGTGGATGTGGGTGAATCCCAACATCGCATGCTCCCTTGGCAGCCAGGAGACCCCAGAGCCCAGTAAGAAAAAGGATCTGGCACACATACTTCTTTCTCCTCAGCTACTCGCAAAAGATGAAGTACCTAACTGCTCAGAGGCCACAGTGATGCAGTCCCTGCCATCTTCCTCCAGCAAGCAATCTCCCCTACAGAAGCAGATCACCTCTTTTTCCAGTGACAGGGAGCTTACAGAAGATGAGACCAAGGAAAAAGATAGCAACTCCTCTGTGGCCCTCCAGTCCCCAAACAAAGGGGAGTGCTTCCAGAGCCAGAACCTATGGCAAGGCAACAGCCAGGAGAGGAAGTCCTGGCCTCGTCCCCCCCTCAATTACAGTCACCTAATTGCTCTGGCACTTAGAAACAGCCCTCCCTGTGGCCTCAATGTGCAAGAGATCTACAGTTTCACCCAACAGCATTTCCCCTTTTTCTGGACAGCTCCATATGGATGGAAGAATACCATCCGCCACAACCTCTGCTTCCTGGACAGCTTTGAGAAGGCGCCAGTCAGTCTTCAGGATGGGGCCAGTGCAAGGCCAAGGCCTGGCCTCTGGAGGCTTACTGAGGAGGGACACCGCCGCTTTCAGGAGGAGACTCGTGCCTTAGCCTCTGCTAGAAGAGAGAGTATTCAACAGTGCATGAGCCATCCAGATGTTATGACTTCCCTCTTTGACCTTTGA